From the Sulfolobales archaeon genome, the window CTAGCAACACAAGCAGGAGTCCTAAGGCATTAGGTTCTTCCCCCACCTTTGTATAGTATTTTATGAGGATGCTTCTTAGAAACTTTATCAGCTTCCTATGGAACTCCAGCTCGGCCTCAGTAGCCTTAACAGTTTTGGCCTTGAATCTACAGCTTGTAAAAACACGTCTTCTCTCGTAAACCTCGTTCACATCCAGCTTGGTTCTTCTAAACACCAATACACCGTTTATCAATCTATAGAAATTCTCTGTATCAAGTTCTTTCTCGCCCGCCTTTAAATAGGGGTCTACAAGCTTTATCCTCCCTATATAGTCGTCTACCTTACCCCTGTGAGGTGTAGCTGATAACAAGATTATACTGGGTGTTTTGCCCGCTAACTCTGAGACAAGCTCGAATCTCTGGGTTTCCTTACCTCCCACCTTCCCAACTCTATGTGCTTCATCAACCACTATAGCATCCCATCCGATCTTCAGCAAATGCTCTCTATAACCAGATCTCTTAGTAAGATCTATAGATGCTATGTAAACCCCTTCCGGGAATCCCTGACTTCTCAGCCCATCTATAGTGTCTCTCTCAATACGACGTATCTCTGTATATGCGAAGCCGAATCTCTTCAGCTCCCCAACCCATTGTTCAACCAATACCCTTGGAACGAGTATTAAGACCCTCCTAGCATGGCCTATCTCGCGGAGATACTTTATAATCATTATAGCTTCTATGGTCTTCCCAAGACCTATCTCATCACCTATCAAAACCCTTATAGGATATCTAGGGAAGAGGTTTAGGATAAGCTCTAATTGATGAGCATAGGGGTACACCGGGTCTCCAGATCTAAATTGCCTCAGAATAAATATATATGGATGGTATTTGAAACCCTCAATAACAGCTCTAACCAGATGGAGGGCTGGTGAGGCATTAAAGCCTGTAGATCGTTCTGAGGGCTTTTGCAACCCTATATACACCCCAGTAACCTATATTTTCATATGCCTCCACAAATTTTGAATACCAGAAGACAGCCTCGATCTCGCTCGCATTTACAGCAATATCCATGAGCTCCCTCGGCACTGCCTCTAAAAACTGTTTAACACCAGTGTATATGACCAGCCTCCTTACATAGTAATCCGGATCCTCGCCCTCTACGATGATAACGTTGTTGTAAATCTTATAGGGTGCTGAGAGGGCATTTAGAAAGGCAACCACATAATCCCTACCCACCCTTGCCTCGAAAAGAGGTTTTCCACGCTCCACGGGTCTATAAGGGTATATCCTAACAACGTCTACCAATCGTTTTATCTTCTTCCCAACCTTCTTGCTGCTGAAAACTAGGTATCTCTCGATGCTATATTCTTTGCCCATAACCTAGTCACCCACGCATATCTCTGTTATATAGGGCTGTAGATCATCTATATCCTTCTCAGGAAGTCCAGGCATTGATATAGGCTCCTTAGCCCTTAGCCTCATTACAAGGCTTATCGATGTTTCCCCCAGGGATAGAGTTGAGATAATAGATTGTATAATCCTAACAGCCTCATCTATATTTGTGTTCTCAATCTCTAGACCCACCCTAGAGGATATATCGCCCCTTCTAAGGGTTAGCTCAAGCCTGCCACTAGATACTATGAGCTGTCCAAACCTTGTGCTCAGGATTTTAAGGGGTTTTAGATTCAGCTGATTAATTTCTAGACCTATCCTCTCAATCCTCGTGCCAGGCGATGGGAGTCCCTTGAAGCACTTCGCCTCCTCCTTCCTAACCTTGATAAAGATTCTTGCCGATGCCAGCTCAGACCCGCTTATATCTATTGCCTTTAAAACCGCGCTGATTATCCCACCTTCTTCGGGAGCTTTTAACCTCCACCTGATCTCGGCTCTAGGGGTAGAGTTATTTATGGCTATCCTCTCAGGCTCCACATGGCCTCTATCAATCTGGAGGATAACCTCACCCTCAAACGGACCTGATCTTTCGAGTAGAAAAGTCCTCTCAATATCTTCACCAGGGTCTGCATCGATCTCCACGGAATCTGGTTTTAGGGTTACAGAGACTCTCCTCTCTAGTGAGACAAGAGGCATATTCTTCAGAGTTCCGAGATCGTATTTATCTATGTTGGACAATACCTCCTCCACATCGTAGAGCTTCTCACCGATCTTCAAGAAATGCTGGATCACAACCATAGCCCCACCATGCATCGCCTGGGACTTTCTAAGGCGTCTCATCTGATCGATAAGCGCTATTCTCCATGGCAGGACGAGGCAGTCATTAGATATATTAGATATATCCTCCCCCTCAGCAACCTCTATGGCTAGGCAATCCCTCTCAGAGCTACATCTTTGGATAACCTTATAGTAGATCTTGTCGTTACAGGCAATCCCAATATCGAGCGTCTTAACACCCTCAGCTATAGCCCTCCTAATAATATCCCCAGGTGCTGCAGGTAGTCTTGGGTTTGAGTAGAAGTACTCAACAACCTCTCTAACAGTTCTAGGTGCATCCATATTAGCCAGATCTATACCTATGCTTCTAAGTAGAAATGAGAGGGTGTAGAAATCCATCTCCGAGTATACTTTGCGGGGCTGCATAGCCTGGAGAGCATGTTCGGCGCTCTTCATTATAGTCTCTCTACTCTCTATAACAGCCTCCCCAACAGTGTTTCTACCATCCCTGTAAGTGGGGTATGTAACTATGTTAAACATTGTTAAGATGTTTTCAAGGGCTCTCTCATATACGTTGTTGCAGTAGTCCCTCAACTTACCCTTTAAAATCTCTACCACGATCTTTCTCTCTTCTTCTCTGAAGTCCCTGGCTATGAGATCTATAACCCCTCTGTTCTCAACCTCTTTACAGGCGATATGTTTTCTAACATATTCCAGGGCGATTCGAAATCTCTCCGTAGAGGGGTAGGCTATATATATCGTGTTAGCATATCTCCTACTCCCCCCGCTCTTGGTGTTATAGGTTATCTCCTCTAGGAGAGCGACACGCTTACCAATATCCTCTGGGATGTTTATACATGCGTAGAGGATATATCTTGGGTTATCATAGTCGAGTCTCTCGCAGCTATAGGAAACAGTCGATAGCTCCTCATCGAATATCCTCGAACGCTCCGCCTTCCTACCCCTTCTACTCTTAAGAGACGTGATCTCCTGTGTGAGAAGCCTGTTAGCGAGCTCAACAACCTCTTTAACAGCATCAGCATCAGCTATACTTCTTGCTGTGTCCTCAACATATTTTATAGGTGTCACAACATGTGTGAACCACAGCCTCTTAGAGGCCTCATCCTCGAGGACATGAACCAGGTTTTGCTTGATCCAGCTTATAGCATCTATTATATCCTTTGGCAGGATCCCTTGGGATCCAAAGATATATGGCTCATAAACCATCACCGCGAGCTCGTACTGTGTTGGGAACACCTCTACCTTAGGTGTTAAGACCCCTCCATAGACGAATGTCCTAGCAAGTAGAGCCTTAGCAATTATTTCTGCTAGGAGTGGTTTCTCATATCTTCTAGCCCTATCCCTTATATCGTTCTCTATAACGGTTCTAAACCCCTCAAACCCTTTTAGTAGATATGCGCTAAGCGAGGGATCTGCTAGGTCTATGTGCCAGGGCATTATAAGCTCATAGCCTTCTCCGCCCCTCGCAATGGATCTCAGGATCGCCCTGCTTATCCTCAGAAGATCCCTTGTTTTTTGGAGCATCTCATGCTTATCCAGGATATCTATCAGCGTATCTATGTAGAGGGGGTGGAATGGATATGTCTCCACTATATGTGTAGAAACCCTCTTCGCAAGATCTTGGTCAAAAACCTCGTTATTCCTATATACATTGAGGAGCGATGATCTAATCTCCGAGGCCTTAGCAGTATCGATGTAGCTAAAAAGCCTTGCTCTTAGAAGGGCGGGTATATTCCTTGGAGATACAGGCTCTATATATATCGGGGAAACCCTGCCCAGAGCCTTTGCAATGCTCGCTAGAATATCCTCTATGGATCTATATACCCTCTCGATGTTCTTGATATCACCCTCTCCACCCACGACAACCGGCAGGGAGACCACTAGCACAACACTTTTAGATACATCAACAGCCTTTGCCAGCCTCTCCATAAACGTTGCTACCGCAGAGGCATATGTCTTTAGACCTGGATCGGCTGATTCATATAGAGACTTAATATACGCCCCGATCTCGTCTATCAATATAACTACACGTCTATCCGAGAAGAGCTTAACAAGAGTATCGATCTCAGGCGGTACCCCCTTATCATCATACTCCCTCAGAGAGCTGTAGCTGCCTAGAGCATGGGCTATATATCCCCATAGGGTCTTCACCGTATAGCCCCCTATCCTTAGAGGGGCTATTGGGTGGGGAGCTAGTGAAGCCGTGTTTCCATCGATAACAACAACATCGGTGGATCCCGATATGCTGCTCAGCCTCTCTGCTATTGTTCTGACCAGCCCCTGGATCTCTTGATTCTCAGCTATAGCTGTGTAGAGGTGGTTAGGGGCCTTCAGAGCATGGTAGATGGTTATGAGCGTGTGGGTCTTGCCCCCTCCGAATAACGCGCTTAGGAGAACCACCTTTCTCCCAGGCTCTCCATTGAGCACCCTGGCTATGTTGCTGAGTATATCTGTTATCTGCTCTGTTATCAGTGTTATCGAGAAGAATCTCCCGGGATCGGTATATATCTCAGGCTCTAGGCCCAGGATAACGTTTCCTAGGCTGGGGGCTAGCCTCTCGTCGAGGCTTTCATCGAATACATCTTCCCGGATCTTATTATTTCCTAGGAGAACCATTTCGACACCCCATATGGGTTATCTCTTTGAGAACTGATCTAGCCCTCTTTGAGTCTCTATACCTAGGGAGCGTATAAGTATGTCTATAGCTCGCTTCTCAGGATCCTCGGATGGCAATACATCATAGAGGATCCTTGCAAGGGCCATGGCCTCTTCAACAACGCTGGGGTGGGATGAGCGGAGCTCGCTATATCTCCTCATAAGCATATCCCTAGGCAGTGTAATTGCTAGGTATTCGAGGATGTGGAGAGCATCTATAGCACTTCTAACACCCGGTGAGGAGATCTTTATGCCCCTCTCAACCAGGGTCTCCTCCAGCGAGGCCTTCAAATCACTTATAAACCCCGGCTCTAGGAGTGTGAATCTATCCCCATCCCTTTTAATAATATTCAGGTTTTGCAGGTATTCAGGCTCGTTCCTTGTGCCTATGGAGAATATTATGGCCGAGCTCCTATCAATAGATCTTCTAATAGCTCTCGGCCTTCTCTCGACAAGGACCTTTATAAGTAGGTAGAAGAGAGATGCAGAGCCTAGCCTCACGCCAACGGAATAGGCGCCGAGAGATCTTGCGATAGCCTCGGCAGTAGCTGGGTAGATATATTGTTTGATAAGCCTTTCAAGACCACCCCTCCTCAGATCCCCAACCCCCACGATACTCCTATACTGGGTGAACTGCGAGAGAACACAGCCGAGCACAGCCACAAAGAGATCAACACCCATATAACCAGCCCTCCTAACCCTATCAGCATAGCCGCTACACGCCTCAACAGCCCTAGCATAGATCTCATCAGCCAGGGCCTCCCCAGAAGAACCCCTCCTCCAAACCGCGATGATAGATGTGTCGAGGCTAGCCTTACCCCTCGCCGTAACCCTCTGAGCAGACTCGGTAATAACACTATAGCTCGCCGTAACCCTCAGACCAGCCACAACCCACCCAGCCTCTAGAAGAGCCTCCCAGGCCTCTGGGCTGGTGTGGGCATAGTATGTGACCAGGACACCGTTATCAGCAAGCCTATCGGCCATTGTCTTGAAAGCACTATTCAGGAGACCCTTGAAATGGGTGAAGCCATCCCCAACACCGAGGTATCTCGTCCTGCCATCGCTCTCACTAACCTCTCTAGGTGCGAAGACCCTCCACTGTGTCTCGACCTCAACACCATCCCTGAAGAAAGCCTCCGGATAGAACCTAGGGACAAGGGTGGGGACACCGGCGACCACATCAACACCGCTTAAAGCCCTCTTCAACCAGACATAGTAGAAATCNNNNNNNNNNNNNNNNNNNNNNNNNNNNNNNNNNNNNNNNNNNNNNNNNNNNNNNNNNNNNNNNNNNNNNNNNNNNNNNNNNNNNNNNNNNNNNNNNNNNNNNNNNNNNNNNNNNNNNNNNNNNNNNNNNNNNNNNNNNNNNNN encodes:
- a CDS encoding DUF499 domain-containing protein, yielding MVLLGNNKIREDVFDESLDERLAPSLGNVILGLEPEIYTDPGRFFSITLITEQITDILSNIARVLNGEPGRKVVLLSALFGGGKTHTLITIYHALKAPNHLYTAIAENQEIQGLVRTIAERLSSISGSTDVVVIDGNTASLAPHPIAPLRIGGYTVKTLWGYIAHALGSYSSLREYDDKGVPPEIDTLVKLFSDRRVVILIDEIGAYIKSLYESADPGLKTYASAVATFMERLAKAVDVSKSVVLVVSLPVVVGGEGDIKNIERVYRSIEDILASIAKALGRVSPIYIEPVSPRNIPALLRARLFSYIDTAKASEIRSSLLNVYRNNEVFDQDLAKRVSTHIVETYPFHPLYIDTLIDILDKHEMLQKTRDLLRISRAILRSIARGGEGYELIMPWHIDLADPSLSAYLLKGFEGFRTVIENDIRDRARRYEKPLLAEIIAKALLARTFVYGGVLTPKVEVFPTQYELAVMVYEPYIFGSQGILPKDIIDAISWIKQNLVHVLEDEASKRLWFTHVVTPIKYVEDTARSIADADAVKEVVELANRLLTQEITSLKSRRGRKAERSRIFDEELSTVSYSCERLDYDNPRYILYACINIPEDIGKRVALLEEITYNTKSGGSRRYANTIYIAYPSTERFRIALEYVRKHIACKEVENRGVIDLIARDFREEERKIVVEILKGKLRDYCNNVYERALENILTMFNIVTYPTYRDGRNTVGEAVIESRETIMKSAEHALQAMQPRKVYSEMDFYTLSFLLRSIGIDLANMDAPRTVREVVEYFYSNPRLPAAPGDIIRRAIAEGVKTLDIGIACNDKIYYKVIQRCSSERDCLAIEVAEGEDISNISNDCLVLPWRIALIDQMRRLRKSQAMHGGAMVVIQHFLKIGEKLYDVEEVLSNIDKYDLGTLKNMPLVSLERRVSVTLKPDSVEIDADPGEDIERTFLLERSGPFEGEVILQIDRGHVEPERIAINNSTPRAEIRWRLKAPEEGGIISAVLKAIDISGSELASARIFIKVRKEEAKCFKGLPSPGTRIERIGLEINQLNLKPLKILSTRFGQLIVSSGRLELTLRRGDISSRVGLEIENTNIDEAVRIIQSIISTLSLGETSISLVMRLRAKEPISMPGLPEKDIDDLQPYITEICVGD